The Coffea arabica cultivar ET-39 chromosome 10e, Coffea Arabica ET-39 HiFi, whole genome shotgun sequence region CAAAAAAATCCCGAATGCTTGATGCTCTCATGTTCCAGTTCATGTGCTTATGCTCATCAAGAGAATTATGGCAAGCGTTAACAATGCTAATAaaactttgttctttttttcattaaatatatatatagtcaGTCTTTTATTCAACACGTGATGTACCAAAATTGAATAGCACACAGCTCGAACAAAAAGCTGCAACTGCCCGCAAGCAACCATCTTTGCTGTTTCCTATTttcttttcattcaaaaattttacAACCTTTCTGGTATATATATTAATAGCATCATACCAACTTTTTCTCCtgttatcttcttcttcttctaccaCTTTGATAGTAGAAAATATGTTTGCTCCTCCATCAAGTTCTCAGCAGCCAACCAGCAACTTAAACCCTTGTTGTTTTCTCTTCAAATGTTGTCATAGAGGCCAGGTAcaccttttctttccttataaAATAAAAACGTTCAAACTAtccatatataatatatttatattagtCTACTTACTTTTACTTACTCCATCAACCAATTCCAGATTTTGCCCGCCCAGTTTCAGCTGTTACTTCATCAGCATCAAAAGAACACAATCATCCTCAGATATGGAATGCAAAAATGGCCTCTCACAATTGCCAATGGCTGCTTTGAAGAAGGATGGGATGACTATTGCCATAACAATATCATTAACACACATGATATGTTGATGGTTCGCCATGCTGGAAATCTTATTTTCGACGTTATTCATTTCTCTGAACTCCAACAACAAGTTTACTTATCCTGGACAGTTCCGCTCCCAAATATTTTGGAGAATAACGCTGCCTATACACAAGGCCTGTATATGTTTTACTCGATTTCCTATATTCATTTATGTTATCATTATTTCTAATACATTATCTGTTTAATGACCTCAGATACCACATCCTTATCGCTTAACCGCCATGATGTGGCTTCATCATTAAAGCcagacttttctcaaaacataacTGATTCCCATtgtttttatcaaatttttcattcagCAACACCAAATTCAATAGTAAGTTATTATTATATGCACGTTCATCTATTTTCTTTAGCCTATTTTTGTTTGTTCAGTTTTTCATTCTAACTTTTCTTAATGATTACTAGAAAATTCCAAGATTCACCGATCGCTTCTTGAATGGTGAAAGAACTCCTACCGTGCTTATCAAAACTAGCCATAACATTACAGAGATTGGTATCAGAGGGAAACAACTGAAAAGGAATTGGAGAAGCTTCGCTCTTCAACATCACTTACAGCATAACGAAACTCTTGTGTTTATTCCAGAATCACAGaccacatttgctgttttaataTTTGATTATAATGGAGTTGAAAAGCTATTTCCATGGTATTACATTTTTAGCATTTATTCAAATGCTTAGAGATGTGATTAACCTCTGTTATGTTGTCTGATCATGCCTCTGAGGCTTTTTAAATGCTTCCATAAAATGTACTAGAACCTTTTTACTTCCAATAACACTGTTCAGTTTTATTCCACCTCATTACATAAATGCAACGTTAATTATGTAGCTCATTTATTCCAAATGCTTAACCGAAtactaaatttaaaatttatcaaTACCGATATTCAAAGGCTCCAAAACAGTTCCTAAGCCAAtcctttgaaaaaaattatagcAAACGTCCAAAATAGTTACTGAATCTCTGAAGATATTCCTTTTATCAGCGTTTTGTACTTTTCACTACCTAACAATGAATACACATGAACGTTTTAGATTCTGATCACTTTATCACCAATAATGGTCCTTCCTACAGCTCTACACCTTTACCTTTGGATGAAAATGACACCATGCATGTCAATCTTTTCAGATTCTATAGTTTTATGTTTTAAACATATATTCATCGCTTTGTGTTAAGTACATAACCATTTTACTTTTGTATGCATTCCACCAAAATGTATAAGAATAAAACAGCAATATACAATACTTTCCTTCCTCTGATCCTACTTTTAGCATCAACATCTTCCTTCTCCTGTCTTTCATTTTCCCTTATTGTCATCTCAAATTTCTCTACTTTCTACTCTCCAATGAGTCCAAGTCCGACTTCATTTCTTCCACCTTCTCTTTTGCTGCTTTTATCAGTATAGTTTCGTTCATTTAAGTATATCCCACCTTCGAAATGCGTTCTTTTTGTTAACATATATGTTCCTGATGTTCCAATTCTATCTTTTATGCAGCCCTTTTAACTCGTGTAGATTGTACTTCACCCATttaattctttccttttctatCATAAGATATCTTACAATGCAACCTGTAATAATCCCTCTATCTGTTGTTCGCCCGCATTCATCAAACTGGACAGTTGCTCTCCAGGTTATAGAAATTAATCATATTAAAAATAATTCGGCACCTCCAACAAAACTTTCACACCTTTGTGCTTGCTGATTCACAGGTAAGACATGCTTAATTTCGTTTTTAGCTCATGACTATTTAGTTATGGCCTGATAACTTTTAACAATTCTTAATATCAGGGTGTAAAAGTTAATATGCATGCTATCAGAAACATGATTGAttgccttactgcattactgctACCATTTAAAAAGTACTATATTTCTGGAGTTGTTGTTCACCAACTACACGATGGTTCTGCTCCTGCCAAATATCCATTTTACTGGATTGTTACTGAAGCTACATCAATTCATCAAATTGAGCAACTCGATTATCCCTCTCTTCCTtcacattttcaattatatcCATTTACTATGCTAGACACAATTGCTAATACCGAACAATTAATAAGTAAGTTAATCATTATACTCTACTtatttttcccttcattttaatTACTGCAcaatttttttataatcttAACGTGttcacttctttccttttcctaagCTGTCATGGGAGTTATACTTCATGCTCTACCTAACAAAATTATCCCTGGTCAAAGAGCACCATGTGTGGATCGAGACTATGTGATTGCTAATGAAGAGTAAAGCATTTACTTATCAATTTAATTTCCACTTCCGTTCTTTCAAAATCGTGCGGATTTCCAATAACTGATTCTATTGTTATTCATTTCACGGCATGAAACCTTTGATATTAACTTTGCAAGATGAGTTTGAAGAAAATTATGGCCCTGCTATTGCAACAGCAGAAGACCCTTTTCCAATTATCATCGCCATAAGAGTCAAAGCTACAACAAATCATTGTATTCACATACTTCACCTTTATTATTTAAAGGGTCTTCTAAACttctatcatttcaaaaaaatatttccTCTGTCACCTTTATAACTTTTACCCTCTTCTAGCCAAACGTATCAGATTTGAGTCTCTCAACTCAATCTTCCTCAGTGATTTTGGTAGCTCCGATCGCTCAACAAGCGATGCATTTAAAAAACTGGTAAAAGTTTTTAACCACCTTGTGCGTTATTATTGCTCttattatataacaacttaacgTTTTCAGTTTTATCATAGGCATCATGCCCATGCCCATGTGCTAGCACAAATGCTTAATGAGAGCAGTTACACTAACCCACGCATTCTTCTTCCTCCTGTGAACGATAATCGAATCTGTGAGGACTTCCAAAATTCGttatatttttcttacaaatttctttttatttggacattattactttataatggccctactacccagtcaccccacaataagtgcaaatgaacatagaattaggagtttttttcctttcattttcaagttattgaaaattaggatttttacgtcttttcgtagtgtgactattcggtgcGGAGTGTGTATCacatttggtgattaagagtgagttttagatgatattaaaagtgtgattagaagtgataataataagttagtgaattataagataaaaccctagtatacgcgatttaaggaaacatcttgaaccgacgggtatcgttcgCTACCGATTGGCTACCAATTGAGCATaccatttgaccaccattttatctagttaatctcattgttattagagCCTAAATATCAGCCCTAAATTTGATAAttatggccgaaatttttgacttcaagaacaaagagaaaagaaaaaaattgagatggaaattggtggtgacaagtggcatCAATCCATGcacctttgacccaaatcaaGACCAAGCCTTATAACCTTTCTTGGCCTtcattcttctccatttttccAGCCTCCTAGCTGTGAgccttgagagaaaaacaagagaaagaaagctctAAATCCATCTTGGATTTAACTTGattgagtgagaaaacaagaaaaccaaaCCGATTAGCTATTAATTTGAGGGCTTAGGAAGCTTGGGGAGCTAAACTTtgcaaggagaggtgaaggatatcCCTTGTAAGCCTATTattgaggtatattggctgtctatcatctttagttcctttattcttgcttaagttgctatacaattcatatttttggtTGATTGATAGCTATGCAAGTAGTTGtgataatttttggagaattggtaagttagggttttgtattgttcagctatatttcttcttgtttagatgGAATATGCTGTGAATAAGAGTAGACAATGAGGTGAAGTGGTGTTTCAAGCTAGAATtgtgaagattagcacttgtattcatgaattccagttttcgATTTTGTAAttcccctgttctgaccggttctgtttgaccatgagggaggccgaattaggcttagcacaaaacatgaaagttgtatagaatgatgttttatagcttcctacgaaatttcagctcaatccgagcactgtagcttgtgaaatgaaaaaatacccctgactgccataggtagagattcatggacagttttgacatttcaccaatcagaccgcgtctgttcaccctgatccgtactgaAGTAGCCTTTTGTcaaaacacagaagttgtagtgctatgtcgtAGCTTTCCAACGTCCCtaaaaacgcctcaatcggacttcggtagcctgagttattgtcgtttaaacATAGTGCAGTTAACTAGCCTAATTGTGAGATTCTGATTCAGTAATTTgtaattttgacctagatacactacgaactggactgagtggtcttcatcaaagttgtaaccctttgtcttagcttcaaaacaatataaattgcatcccaatccgataagtgtagcttcagttgtgtccgttccgctaagcgacgtcaaatctgtcttttgttttctgacttaaatttcatttccggacattttcctagcttgaatttgtatttgtacgactttgagcctattgaacggctattgaaatgagattattttgtgtgtgactttgggactgattgaggaaaagaatgaagcgataaatgactggaaaataggtaaatacaaagggcgtgccaCCCAAAAttacgctcgagggctaggtagatatacttgcgacttaaGTAAGGCTTGAAAGCGAATACCACTGGAATCATCTAGGATCTTTGCGTCCTCTTTTATCgagatatataagttagaacttgaccgaacttgtacccttgggaaatgaaataaCGACCACTAGAAATACGTCTTCCTCGttctttcgactcaaatggtattttcaAGTATAATTGCTACAACATTGCACAGTTTGAAatgcgagcaagtgtttcacgaatattctccaaaagaatttcaattacttgattcttattgaacgaaacgtttaagtttcgaaccttagtcgtttttcaaagttcttaaacaaaattttattgcagatttggactccaaacccagAGTACAACCCAAACGTGATTACTAGAGGCactacattttggtgagtgcttccaaatatctgattgaagtTGACATTTGTGtttaatacttgaccaatgtaattacatgatatatgagtgaattgatagggtaagagtgtactttatcgcacttgccctaatgtgatttgtCCTTGTTCAtcgattgcaattgacttgctatacatgcatatgaattgtatcttgcctggaattccagaaatcctgtggctagttagtcgagtcgagccggcaagggtctggtcgattagataatgaaccctGAGTAGTTAGTGatatcgagtggagtgttatctcctcgactaattggtatactcaagtattactaccagtgtttattgtggagttcgggcccagtaaggggtTTGATCGGTGAACGGacattggagttaagtggtgttctactggactatATTCTtacgtgaaagttgacggagtgtcaactaccaatcgatcaagctaTGGTGGAACCTATATACGAGCAACTATATCCTTACATGTAAAATGCGAAATATTTGTTCTTTGGCTATATGAAGTGTTATTACTCAATTCTTGACTtgttttgctcgctatttcactctTATGCtacttttactttatttgatggccaatttgatatttgaaacttcattgagttttaactcactccattagttttgttttccttacaggggtacgagagaggcgtgagacgtgtataGACTAGCATAggctagttgttttgacttttgatttaTACTCGCGCTATCACTCGCTTAGGatgatttgtacttggattgtatatactttgaagtattttgggTGTATAgagttttgtatctggatttgtgcatcgatgtatattataagtttgaattgcgatgttatttattgtctatggatgtatgcgtgagatacgagtgagtgaatcctgacgagagttgggcaggcggtccgccgaaccctttggtatgccttagggggaggtggggtcgtcacagaatcACTCATATTGTTTCCGTTCTTCAACAGGTAATATTCCTAATtcaatatttatatttacatATACTGTCCTTTACATTCActgctctttttcttttttttttttaacactgaCTCTTTTTTCtaccttttcttctttctcaaaGAAACCAATGACTGCTTGGATTCAAGGTGTTGTTGAGCTAGATTATGTACATCATAACTTAACTTATATAGCTTGTCCCCTTTGTTATTATCCAAGCAAAGGTGCAAGCAATTTTCCAGTTACATGTCAGCACTGCCACTCTAACGTAGATTTGGTTCCTAGGTAAACATAATTATTTACTTCTCTTGCTTCCTTTCATCACCAACTTTAATCGCTTTCAATTTCTAACTGCAAAACTACCTGCTTCTTCATTGCAGAGCTCTCATTGATAGAACTGGATCTTTATGTGCTACTGCTATGGATGTTGAAGCAGAGAGATTAATTCAGTATTCAACCGCGGAACTATACTATTTACAACAAGAAGTAACCACTGATactttttaaaactaaatattttcttctttttttaatccAATAcaattttcttgcattattttttTATAACAGGGCGTTGATCTTGCTCAATACCTTGCGCATACTTTACAAGGCAAGCTACTCATGTGCTACATTAAGCCCTCTCCTTCCAAATTCAACCCATGAAACGTGTAGCTTATGAAATAATCACATCCCACTCAATGGATGAAGTTTTTAATGCTGAAAATATTAACATAAACAATCTTAACATCAATGGTTGACCTTTTACTTATTTTGCCTACATTACTGTTGCCTTTAATGTGTTTTCCACTATGTATATTTAATCATAATTACTACGCATTATAACTATATTTGCTATTTTATTCTCTTTACCTTTATATTCCTCCTTTATTACATACTTATTTATTTTACAATAAATTCTGATTTCTACACTAATTATCTGTGATTATCGCGATATTAAAACAAATATAATTGAGCCAAACATACAGATAAAATAATTTCCAGTTTCCAAATCAATTTTTACTATGCAAACAATTTAACTTAACTAGCAAATCAAAATACAGTCAATACAAACCAAAAAATCAATAAGTATATAAACAATCaagtttttctcaaacaaaattCCTCCTAAGCACTTCATGCTTTTTTACTTACGCTAAACAATCCTACACATTTCTAGGCAATCCTTAAACTTATACCGTGCATCGCGCGGTACACACCTCCTAGTCTACACAAAGCGTGAGACCTACAATGGATTTACCAAATGTatcattatttttgtttttttttttttttttgctattttaCTCTTCATAATTTGCAACAAATAGATATCACTCTGTAAAATATAATCCCATTTAAGGttaaaatatccaaatataCACAAATATTTCTTAAATTGTTAGGTTTCTCTAAGTTATAACTAACTACCCCACCTAATGTAttaaatttaagcacaaatattttactttggCAGATATCTTTAAGTTATAATTAACCACCTTACCTAACTTCCTAAATTCAAACACACTAGTAGAAGTGTGCCTAAAGCACGAGTAAATCAATAGCAAGGCCGTAAAATGTCTGATTCATAACCTGTAAAACATATTTGGATGAGGAAACATAGTtccgatttttaaaaaaaaaaagaaaaagaaaaagaaaaagacaactGCAAATTTCTATTTGTGAATATAAGTTACTGTTTAGGAGACATAATTtccaattttattaaaaaaacctactaatattaatatttattattCTATTACACTATTGGAAAAGACACTAAAAAACCTAATATGTCACTAGAGTCAATACAAACCTACTAGTTAGTAGGTTGCCCCAATATCAACATTGTAGCATTATCGATTATTTTATCAGTACTTGTGATCCTTAGATCAAGTCTTAGTTCTAGATTTGATAATAGAATTTTTAATGCAGCTAAAGTTCCGTTTCAATTATACATTGCTAATAAACAAAAAGTTCCACTTCATTACACATAGCTAGTAAACAATCTAGTTTCTTGATGCGGATAGTATTTTTACTAATTGATCCGTGCTTAATGATGATGATCCATATTCACTGGTGGCTTCTTCTGCAAGTTTCTTCCAATATTTTGCCTTTTTTCTGAGTCTTTTTCCTTGCTCGCCATTCATCAAATCCCGTACAACTCTCTCAACTTCATCCCTCTTGACTTCTTGCTCTATTTCGAGGCCAACTTCCCACTCTGAGCACGCATACCTGCAGTTAATCTGTTGATCTGCATTAACTGGCCAACAGATCATTGGAACTCCAGATGATAAACTCTCAGTTGTCGAATTCCAGCCACTGTGTGTCAAAAATCCCCCTACCGAAGGATGATTGAGCACTTTCTCTTGTGGGCACCAGCCAGCTAGAAAGCCTCTATCTTTAGTTTCTGCCAAAAATTCATCTGGCAAGGCTGATGATTTCCCATCAACCAGATCAGGCCTTATAATCCACAGGAATGGATGTTTGCTATTAGCTATGCCCCAACAAAACTCTCCCAGCTGCTCTGGAGTAAGGACTATGACACTACCAAAGTTTACATAAAGCACAGAACTATGTTTATTGCTGTTGAGCCTCTGAAGACACTCTGCTTCTTCTTTCCACATGTTACAATCAAGAGTGTTTAAGGGGTTTTCTTTAGGAATCTTATTCAGGAGCAAGCTAAGGGGTCCAATAGCATGAACAAGTGGGTACTTGGAAGATAGAAATTCTAGTATCTCTTTCTCTAAGGCATCGAAAGTGTGGATAATTACTACCGAAGCTTTTGAAGCATCCTGAGCCGACTCCATCAGAAAGTGAAACAGGACATCATTAGgatcatggttcaaagtcgcggtcgcgGTCGCGGTCGCGGCTTGgaacgttccacatcggtctcggcatatcggtcacggtctcggtgagacgcaaattttaaagaatttaatattctaaaaattgttaataatataaaaaaagtatgctaaacaaaaataataaaaaatagccaAAGAAATGGCCGAATCAATCCGTCGCGGTGTAACTCGGCCGATTTCTCGTCTTGACTCGGAATAACTCGGAGTGACTCGatgtgactcggccgagtcaatcTGTCGCGGTGACGTCTCGGCCGATTTCTCGGCGAGATGAGTATCTCGGTCTCGATTCGTCGCGGTCTCGTCTCGGACTAGGCcgagacggtgacgactcggccgagtcatctCGGTCTCGGCCGAGTCTTCGAACCATGATTAGGATCAGTTGTTCGGAGAAAGCCTGGAAGATCTTTCAGACGAATACACTTTTCTGCAATCCATTGTATGCTAGTGTTTTCCAAGTAACCATTTTTTAAGTAGCTCGCATCTGCAACATCAGAGATAATCACCAAAGCTAAAATGTGTCCTCAAATTCAAATCTTTTTCATACTACTCCTACATAGTATATAATGTAATTAACCACTGAATTTATGGTAAATTACATATAATTCCCCTGTAGTTTTGACTAATGCCAAATGACTCCCTTTAGGTTTTAAAAAAGCCGCATAACCCCCCTATAATTtcatgtaaaataaaaaacgGACGGAATGTATAATTAGTTACGGTGATTAAACCATATGCATTCTAAAAGTATATGTGATGAAATCAAAATATCCACTTAATCCCCTATGACTTGTACAAATATCCATTTTATCTCctataatttttgtatttatccaCATAATCCCTCTATAGTTTTATACAAAATGATTAAGTCATCATTTGCTTTAGCATTTAAGCAAGGGCAATATTGATATTTCAACTAATGAAATTACTTATgctatttttaattaaattttcaaTTTATATGAAACCATAGAGAGTGaattaaatattttgaaattatgtgaTAATTGATGAAACCACATAGGGTTATTAGTAATTTAACCTTGAATTTATACTTGTACCTCTCAGCGGCGCCAGACCATTTTCAAAGAGAGAACAAAACTTGTAAAAGCCCATTACTCCACTAGCTGCCAGGGTGAAGACAGCAGCAACAGGAATGCCAAATTCTTCAGCTGCAGCAAAAGTGAAGGACATTAAACCATCAGCGACTATGCAAGTCACTGGAGGATTTTCAGTGGAGGGATTCTCGTTGAGTTTCACAAGGAGGTTCCTGAAGGGAGCAAGAAAGTTGTGCGTAATGGATTCACAAAGAGCACTAGCGTCTTGGCTGGAATCTGAATCAGAAGGAGACAGGCCATGTGGGATAGTTTCGGAACGGAAGTCCGGCAAGCACTCCAGAAAACTCGGACCTTTAGATCTGAGCAACCGTTTGTGGTTGAAATCTGTGTTAACAAAAGTAATGAAGAAGCCCCTGTGGTGAAGGAGTTTAGCTAGATTCATTGTGGCTTTGATGTGGCTTTGATGTGGATATGCTATACAAACTGCATGGGGCTTAATTGCCTCTGCCATTCTACAGATTCAACTCCACTGTCTTACGGCTACAGTGTGGGATGGGTAGCTAGAGGAAAAATTGGGCTGGAGAGGGGGAGAGGACGTTGACTAGCTATGCTTGGGTCTTTTTAGACTTTTTATCTGGGGCTTTGTGGACTTCATTTTGCGTGTAAAATATTGGATCAGACCTCCCAAGTTAAAATTTGTCCAGTTCAAACCGATTGGTGTAATTGCTACAACGTTTGGTACAGAAGCGTACAACTTCAGGTTTGCAGGGTATATGTACTCACAATCACCGTCTGCGTTGCTGCTTTCCTCCAAACAATATACTGCACGCTTTTGTAAAAGACTATCAT contains the following coding sequences:
- the LOC113711303 gene encoding 7-deoxyloganetin glucosyltransferase-like translates to MAEAIKPHAVCIAYPHQSHIKATMNLAKLLHHRGFFITFVNTDFNHKRLLRSKGPSFLECLPDFRSETIPHGLSPSDSDSSQDASALCESITHNFLAPFRNLLVKLNENPSTENPPVTCIVADGLMSFTFAAAEEFGIPVAAVFTLAASGVMGFYKFCSLFENGLAPLREKEILEFLSSKYPLVHAIGPLSLLLNKIPKENPLNTLDCNMWKEEAECLQRLNSNKHSSVLYVNFGSVIVLTPEQLGEFCWGIANSKHPFLWIIRPDLVDGKSSALPDEFLAETKDRGFLAGWCPQEKVLNHPSVGGFLTHSGWNSTTESLSSGVPMICWPVNADQQINCRYACSEWEVGLEIEQEVKRDEVERVVRDLMNGEQGKRLRKKAKYWKKLAEEATSEYGSSSLSTDQLVKILSASRN